From Falco cherrug isolate bFalChe1 chromosome 4, bFalChe1.pri, whole genome shotgun sequence, one genomic window encodes:
- the CAPN7 gene encoding calpain-7 isoform X1 has product MDATTLELDAVKFAQLAVQRDQSGRYQEAVFYYKEAAQALIYAGMAGSNLENIQEKINEYLERVQALHSAVQPQNTDPLKSKQQLDLERAHFLVTQAFDEDDKGNAEEAIELYTEAVELCLKTATETSEAGLQSKLKQLARQALDRAEALKESVSKSSQKEKSTAAKPNQPVRTFFPLGPDFSLNDKPQTIRAVQASESHGQRYTVQEIEVLRKTSKINGIEYVPFMSVDLRERFAFPMPFSDKYGKLPLSPKQKAMFAKWVRPDDITNNPTMIYTVSSFSIKQTIVSDCSFVASLAISAAYERRYNKKLITSIIYPQNKKGEPEYNPCGKYMVKLHINGVPRKVIIDDQLPVDHSGELLCSYSNNKNELWVSLIEKAYMKVMGGYDFPGSNSNIDLHALTGWIPERIAMHSDNQAFNKDSTFRMLYQRFHKGDVLITTATGVMSEEEGEKWGLVPTHAYAVLDIREYKGLRFLQLKNPWSHLRWKGRYSENDTRNWTPDLQKYLNFDPRTAQKIDNGIFWIAWEDLCQYYDVIYLSWNPSLFKESTCIHSTWDAKQGPVKDAYSLANNPQYKLEVQCPQGGAAVWVLLSRHITDKDDFAHNREFITMVVYKTDGKKVYYPADPPPYIDGIRINSPHYLTKIKLTSPGPHTFTLVVSQYEKQNTIHYTIRVYSLCKFTFSQIPTPYTISKRVNGQWKGHSAGGCGNFRDTYKNNPIYQFQLDKNGPLLIELRGPRQYSVGFELITVSTVGDPGSYGFQKKSSGDYRCGFCYLEVENIFSGVYNIIPTTFLPQQEGPFFLDFNSATPLKVLQLQ; this is encoded by the exons ATGGATGCCACCACGCTGGAGCTGGACGCGGTGAAGTTCGCGCAGCTGGCGGTGCAGCGGGACCAGAGTGGGCGCTACCAGGAAGCGGTCTTCTACTACAAG GAAGCTGCACAAGCCTTGATTTATGCTGGGATGGCAGGGTCCAACTTggaaaatattcaagaaaaaataaatgagtacTTGGAGAGAGTTCAAGCTCTCCATTCAGCAG ttCAGCCACAGAACACAGACCCTCTGAAGTCAAAACAACAGTTGGACTTGGAGCGTGCTCACTTCCTAGTTACACAGGCTTTTGATGAAGATGATAAAGGCAATGCAGAAGAAGCTATAGAGTTGTACACAGAAGCGGTGGAACTCTGTTTGAAAACA gCTACTGAAACTTCAGAAGCAGGCCTCCAGTCAAAGCTGAAACAGTTGGCTCGACAAGCACTGGATAG aGCAGAGGCACTGAAGGAATCTGTGTCAAAGTCATCGCAGAAGGAGAAGTCAACTGCAGCTAAACCAAATCAGCCAGTCAGAACCTTCTTTCCACTGGgacctgatttttctttaaatgataAACCACAGACAATCAGAGCAGTACAAGCTAGTGAATCTCATGGTCAGAGATACACCGTGCAGGAGATTGAAGTACTCAG gaaaacttcaaaaattaatGGCATTGAATATGTACCTTTTATGAGTGTTGATCTGAGGGAACGTTTTGCCTTCCCTATGCCATTTTC TGATAAATACGGGAAGTTACCGTTATCCCCCAAACAGAAAGCTATGTTTGCCAAGTGGGTGCGACCAGATGATATAACAAATAACCCTACGATGATTTATACTGTATCAAGTTTCAGCATAAAGCAG aCAATAGTGTCAGATTGTTCTTTCGTGGCATCACTAGCTATCAGTGCAGCATATGAAAGAAGATATAACAAAAAATTGATCACCAG tataaTTTACCCTCAGAATAAGAAAGGAGAACCGGAATATAACCCATGTGGCAAATACATGGTGAAGCTTCATATCAATGGTGTACCTAGAAAG GTAATCATAGATGACCAGTTACCTGTTGATCATAGTGGGGAACTTCTCTGCTCTTACTCTAACAATAAGAATGAATTGTGGGTATCACTAATAGAAAAGGCTTACATGAAAGTCATGGGAGGATATGATTTTCCTGGATCGAATTCC AATATTGATCTCCATGCACTGACTGGTTGGATACCTGAAAGAATTGCTATGCACTCTGACAATCAAGCTTTCAATAAAGATAGTACTTTCAGAATGCTTTATCAGAG ATTTCACAAGGGAGATGTCCTTATCACAACAGCAACAGGGGTGATGtctgaagaggaaggagaaaaatgggGTTTGGTTCCAACCCATGCATATGCCGTCTTGGATATAAGAGAATATAAG gGACTTagatttcttcagctgaaaaatccCTGGAGCCACTTACGTTGGAAGGGACGATACAGTGAAAATGACACAAGGAATTGGACCCCAGATTTACAAAAATACTTGAACTTTGATCCAAGAACAGCTCAGAAAATAGACAACG gCATCTTCTGGATTGCCTGGGAGGACCTGTGCCAGTACTATGATGTTATTTATCTGAGTTGGAACCCAAGTCTTTTTAAAGAATCTACGTGTATTCACAG CACTTGGGATGCAAAGCAAGGCCCTGTGAAGGATGCCTACAGCCTGGCTAACAACCCGCAGTACAAGCTAGAGGTCCAGTGCCCACAGGGTGGTGCTGCCGTCTGGGTTCTGCTCAGCAGGCACATCACAGATAAG gATGACTTTGCACACAATCGGGAGTTCATTACAATGGTTGTATACAAGACTGATGGCAAAAAAGTTTACTATCCAG ctgatcCTCCTCCATATATTGATGGTATTCGGATCAACAGTCCTCATTATCTGACCAAAATAAAGCTGACCTCTCCAGGACCCCATACGTTTACCTTAGTGGTGTCCCAGtatgagaaacaaaacactaTCCATTACACAATCAGG GTGTATTCCTTGTGCAAGTTCACCTTTTCCCAGATTCCTACACCTTACACCATTTCCAAACGg GTTAATGGACAGTGGAAAGGTCACAGTGCTGGAGGATGTGGAAATTTCAGAGacacatacaaaaataaccCCATTTATCAATTCCAGCTGGACAAGAATGGGCCATTACTAATTGAGCTACGGGGACCAAG